From Bacillus pumilus, one genomic window encodes:
- a CDS encoding alpha/beta fold hydrolase, with protein MNSAMIERMYHIDGHHFYTKHRQGKRQATIIFEAGYGISGDTWSNMARDIDPELGVFLYDRLGNGKSSDSSEGRTLHDLADDLDALLEEANIQPPFIIVAHSFGSLVSRLWASRRGDDVIGMVMLDPASEEQEQVILPLLSKEERTLYMAQFKGECTHEDFQQMLSTMKEEQTHYGMMPLLVISSGKSRLFHPAHEAWLRLHKRMLSLSSQSGWIQAQNSSHYIHHDEPHIVQLAIYDVWCAAKQPVSYYQTAN; from the coding sequence ATGAACTCGGCAATGATTGAAAGAATGTATCATATAGATGGACATCATTTTTATACAAAACATCGTCAAGGCAAAAGGCAAGCCACCATTATCTTTGAAGCAGGCTACGGCATTTCGGGTGATACGTGGTCGAATATGGCCCGCGATATTGATCCTGAGCTTGGGGTTTTCTTATACGATCGATTAGGAAATGGAAAGAGCAGTGACAGCAGTGAAGGAAGAACATTGCATGATCTTGCAGATGATTTAGATGCGCTGCTAGAAGAAGCCAATATTCAGCCGCCCTTTATCATTGTGGCTCACTCATTTGGCTCTCTTGTCAGCCGGTTATGGGCAAGCCGCAGAGGAGATGACGTCATTGGCATGGTGATGTTAGACCCAGCAAGTGAGGAGCAAGAACAGGTCATCCTGCCGCTTTTATCAAAGGAAGAACGCACCTTATATATGGCGCAATTCAAAGGAGAATGTACGCATGAGGACTTTCAGCAAATGCTAAGTACAATGAAAGAGGAGCAAACCCATTATGGGATGATGCCGCTCCTTGTCATTTCATCAGGTAAGAGCCGATTGTTTCATCCAGCGCATGAAGCTTGGCTCAGACTTCATAAACGGATGCTGTCTTTGTCATCCCAAAGCGGATGGATTCAGGCGCAGAACAGCTCGCACTATATTCATCATGATGAACCGCATATTGTGCAGCTTGCGATCTATGATGTATGGTGCGCAGCCAAACAACCTGTTTCCTATTATCAAACAGCCAATTAA
- a CDS encoding aminotransferase class I/II-fold pyridoxal phosphate-dependent enzyme, producing MSGFTALSEAELNDLYAALQNEYETYKSKNLHLDMSRGKPSPKQLDLSMGMLDVVTSKDAMTAEDGTDVRNYGGLTGLPETKTFFADVLNLKPEQIIIGGNSSLNMMHDTIARAMTHGVYDSKTPWGKLPKVKFLAPSPGYDRHFAICELFNIEMITVDMKADGPDMDQVEKLVAEDEAIKGIWCVPKYSNPDGITYSDEVVDRLASMKTKADDFRIFWDDAYAVHHLTDTPDTLKDIFQAVEEAGHPNRVFMFASTSKITFPGSGIALMASSPDNVSFTQKQLSIQTIGPDKINQLRHLRFFKNPEGLKEHMKKHAAIIKPKFDLVLSILDETLGGKDIAEWHKPNGGYFISLNTLDHCAKAVVQKAKEAGVTMTGAGATYPYGKDPLDRNIRIAPTFPTLEELEQAIDIFTLCVQLVSIEKLLSKKSQSAPTA from the coding sequence ATGAGCGGTTTTACAGCGTTAAGTGAAGCAGAATTAAATGACCTATATGCAGCACTACAAAATGAGTACGAAACTTATAAAAGTAAAAACTTACACTTAGACATGTCTAGAGGAAAACCTTCACCAAAACAGCTCGATTTGTCTATGGGCATGCTCGATGTTGTGACATCAAAGGATGCGATGACTGCTGAAGATGGCACAGATGTGCGAAACTATGGCGGCTTGACAGGGCTTCCTGAAACGAAGACATTTTTTGCAGATGTACTCAATCTGAAGCCAGAACAAATCATCATCGGCGGTAATTCCAGCCTTAATATGATGCACGATACCATTGCCCGTGCCATGACTCACGGCGTATATGACAGCAAAACACCTTGGGGAAAGCTACCAAAAGTAAAATTCCTTGCACCAAGCCCAGGATATGACCGTCACTTTGCCATTTGTGAGCTATTTAACATAGAGATGATCACAGTCGATATGAAGGCTGATGGACCTGATATGGATCAGGTAGAAAAATTGGTCGCAGAAGATGAAGCGATTAAAGGCATTTGGTGTGTGCCAAAATATAGCAACCCAGATGGCATTACGTATTCAGATGAGGTTGTTGACCGCCTCGCTTCTATGAAAACAAAAGCAGACGACTTCCGCATTTTTTGGGATGATGCATACGCAGTCCATCATCTAACTGATACGCCTGATACGTTAAAAGATATTTTTCAAGCAGTAGAGGAAGCAGGGCACCCAAATCGTGTGTTTATGTTTGCGTCTACTTCTAAAATTACATTCCCAGGCTCAGGTATTGCACTGATGGCGTCTAGCCCGGACAATGTGAGCTTCACTCAAAAGCAATTATCAATTCAAACGATCGGACCAGACAAAATCAATCAATTAAGACATCTTCGTTTCTTCAAGAATCCAGAAGGCTTGAAGGAACATATGAAAAAACATGCAGCGATCATTAAGCCAAAGTTTGACCTCGTTCTTTCCATTCTTGATGAAACACTTGGCGGGAAAGACATCGCTGAATGGCACAAGCCAAATGGCGGATATTTCATTAGTTTAAATACGCTCGATCATTGTGCAAAAGCTGTTGTGCAAAAGGCAAAAGAAGCAGGTGTTACAATGACAGGTGCAGGCGCGACATATCCTTATGGAAAAGACCCGCTTGATCGTAACATTCGCATTGCGCCAACGTTCCCAACACTTGAAGAGCTAGAGCAAGCGATTGACATCTTTACATTATGTGTTCAGCTTGTCAGCATTGAAAAGCTGCTTTCTAAAAAAAGTCAGTCTGCTCCAACGGCATAA
- the namA gene encoding NADPH dehydrogenase NamA, with protein METKLFSPWTLKGVTLKNRIVMSPMCMYSSYDHDGKLQPFHFTHYISRAQGQAGLIMVEASAVSPEGRISDQDLGIWSDEHIEGFASLNEQIKAYGTKTAIQLAHAGRKAELGGDILAPSSIPFDEQSKTPAEMSIDQIKDTVQAFQDAAVRAKKAGFDIIEIHGAHGYLINEFLSPLANHRTDDYGGSPENRYRFLREVIDAVNEVWDGPLFVRVSASDYTTKGLDIADYIGIATWLKEQGVDLIDVSSGAVVQAKINTFPGYQVTFAEKIKEGAGIQTGAVGLITSGVQAEEILRNQRADLIFIGREFLRDPYFPKTAAQELRTSIEGPRQYDRAW; from the coding sequence TTGGAAACAAAACTCTTTTCACCTTGGACATTAAAAGGTGTTACACTGAAAAACCGCATCGTGATGTCCCCGATGTGTATGTATTCATCCTATGACCATGATGGGAAATTACAGCCTTTCCACTTTACACATTATATTTCCCGTGCCCAAGGTCAGGCTGGCCTGATCATGGTGGAGGCAAGTGCTGTTTCTCCCGAGGGAAGAATTAGTGATCAAGACCTCGGTATTTGGAGTGATGAGCACATTGAAGGATTTGCTTCATTAAACGAACAAATCAAAGCATACGGAACCAAGACAGCTATCCAGCTGGCTCATGCAGGGCGTAAGGCTGAACTAGGTGGTGACATCCTGGCACCATCAAGCATTCCATTTGATGAACAGTCTAAAACCCCTGCCGAGATGTCTATCGATCAAATCAAAGATACCGTTCAGGCGTTTCAGGATGCAGCTGTCCGAGCAAAAAAGGCTGGCTTTGACATCATTGAAATTCATGGGGCGCATGGCTATTTGATCAATGAATTTCTTTCACCGCTGGCAAATCATCGAACAGATGACTATGGCGGTTCACCAGAGAACCGTTATCGTTTCTTAAGAGAAGTCATCGATGCAGTCAATGAAGTATGGGACGGACCATTATTTGTCCGTGTGTCTGCTTCTGATTACACGACAAAAGGACTTGATATTGCAGATTACATTGGCATTGCTACATGGCTGAAGGAACAAGGTGTCGACTTAATCGATGTCAGCTCAGGCGCTGTCGTACAGGCGAAAATCAACACATTCCCTGGCTACCAAGTGACCTTCGCAGAAAAAATAAAAGAAGGTGCCGGTATTCAAACAGGGGCAGTCGGTCTGATCACATCTGGTGTACAGGCAGAGGAAATTTTACGAAATCAGCGTGCAGACTTAATCTTTATAGGCAGAGAATTTTTACGGGATCCATACTTTCCAAAAACAGCTGCTCAAGAACTTCGTACATCTATCGAAGGCCCGCGTCAATATGACCGCGCTTGGTAA